ggttgggaatgtagatCAGTTGTAAAGTGCCATGGGGTTCAGaccccagtactgaaagaaatAGCTGTCCCATAAATTTACCTAATCTAATCACTGCTTGTACTAAGAAAGCAAGGTTTACTAAGAGCCTCATCCAAGCATCCAGGAACTTCTTGCCctatgggggtggggaggcaggtAGGGAGGGAAGAATTACTAGAAACCAACTTGTAGGAATGAAGGCTGTTAGTTGTCTGTCCTAACAAACTGCCAAATTATGTTAGTAGACTTGAATGGCCATCAAGAAGCAGAATTAAAATTAAGCTTCTGACTGTAGCTTCTGTGCACTCTCCAAAACACATTTCTCCAACATCATGAAAGAAAACCAAGGCACTAGAAAGCAAGCACACTTTAAGTATTTAAGataatcaaatatttatattttggctGAACTGTATATTGAAGCATACTAAAACCTATTCATTATTGGGGGGggtcacaaataaaaaaaaattctcccatttttttttttcaaactgacAATGACTATTTCATCATCTCTCCTCAAAAATGTAGTCATAAATCAAGAGTTAGGTCTAGAAATCACACTGAAACTATGTTacatttacaaatattaaatttattataactAGAATGAATTTAATGGTTCTCAGATTTGGCCATCTTGTAGCTCCGCTTAAGGAGgggatttttttaaacagaaaaatgcaTTATAACTTGGTCAAATTacttacacattaaaaaaaaaaatccttctaaagaggaaaacaagaaaagcaaCTCTTCAGTTTCACATAATTAAAGAACAGGAGAAAGCACGCAAGCTACATCATAGCTAAATTTACCAAACCAACCAAAGCCGGGGGGATTTTCTCTTCTGATTATGTGTCATAAAAAGGTCCGCTGtcttatatacacatgtatataatgTTACATTCCAGCACTGTAAAAAGTCCCCTTAGCCCCCCTCCCCGCAAGTTTCAgtctagtctccaaacttggaAAGTGGCGCACGCTCCTGCTGCCGGTGCAGTTCATTCTCGTTCAGCAGCTGGAGGTTCTCGGCGCGCAGTCggtccagctccagctccagctcccgCACACGAGCGTCGTCACCCAGCCGCTTGCTTTCCAGCCGCAGCCGGTTGTTCTCGTCCTCCATGCGCGAGAGGCACTTCTCCAGCTCCAGGTACTCTTTGATGAGCTCCTGCTTACTCATATTCTGCAGGCTCTCCGCATGGTACCGCTCGTACGTCTCCGAGAAGTCCCGCTGCAGAAACTCGCTGCCATCCCCTCCCATCCCGTCGCTACCCCCGTCCTCTTCACCGGCTTCTTCCATAAAGTCCTCATCGCTAGTGTCGTCGGATTTGGCGGCGGTTCGTTTGGGGTAGAGCCCGGTTTTGAGATCTGGCTCCTCCTGGTCGTGGTCATCCATAAGGAACTGCGTGGTATTATAGGGCGCGACCGGCTGGCCCTTGGCGAACATCTCAGCTCGAATCCTGGAAGCTCGCAGACTCTGCTTCTCATcgaactttttcttctcttcccaggTCAGCTTGTAGTACGGTTTCCAATGCCGCTTTTTCTTGGAGGGGCGTCTCCTATGTTTCTTCTTGCCTAGCTGTCTCTGCTGTTGTCCCCACGCCTCCTCTCCCCCAACGGCAGAAGCCCCCAACTTGTTGGCCTCGTTGTCATGACACGGCTGGGCAAGCGCCTCGGACGTCGGTTCTCCTCCCGCCGGTGAGGAGACACCGCCAGCGGACATGTCGTCCCCATTTTGGCCCTTCTCGCCCACTTCCAGGAAGCTTGATTCTGGACAGGCCTGGGTCTGCAGGGGAGGAGGATGGGGCTCCAGACTCCCTTCCCTCTCTGGCCCAGGCCGGCCACCCGACTGGGGGGACGCTCTCGATTGCCACCTACCGTCCTCCGCGGGCACCCGCTCCTCCGCGCCTGGGGGGCTCTCAGGGTTCCGTTCTTCGTGGACAACAGCAGCACCTGTACAGTTGCTAGTTTGAGGCTGGTGTTGATATTCTGACAAGAGTGGTTCGGCCATGACTAGAAGAG
This window of the Ictidomys tridecemlineatus isolate mIctTri1 chromosome 3, mIctTri1.hap1, whole genome shotgun sequence genome carries:
- the Hexim1 gene encoding protein HEXIM1, which encodes MAEPLLSEYQHQPQTSNCTGAAVVHEERNPESPPGAEERVPAEDGRWQSRASPQSGGRPGPEREGSLEPHPPPLQTQACPESSFLEVGEKGQNGDDMSAGGVSSPAGGEPTSEALAQPCHDNEANKLGASAVGGEEAWGQQQRQLGKKKHRRRPSKKKRHWKPYYKLTWEEKKKFDEKQSLRASRIRAEMFAKGQPVAPYNTTQFLMDDHDQEEPDLKTGLYPKRTAAKSDDTSDEDFMEEAGEEDGGSDGMGGDGSEFLQRDFSETYERYHAESLQNMSKQELIKEYLELEKCLSRMEDENNRLRLESKRLGDDARVRELELELDRLRAENLQLLNENELHRQQERAPLSKFGD